One Helianthus annuus cultivar XRQ/B chromosome 7, HanXRQr2.0-SUNRISE, whole genome shotgun sequence genomic region harbors:
- the LOC118480141 gene encoding uncharacterized protein LOC118480141 codes for MRKKYCSRAEIQKLETEFWNLKMDGPKVAEYIQRFHDLSRVVPYLVEPEFKRIERFIWGLAPQILSMVTASKPPTIVEAIDLSVTLTEEALRMGKFSKSETNKKETHVESSGKNKRKFSNLKKGTQVIHDHSNANKRREANPPRGMKAYGATNKASGKVYLGTKPRCDERKFHHEGRCLRPKCDRCGKEGHSKDACWARYPNQGRNDSYNQGGNNNGRVPGCFNCGDVGHFRKDCPKKNQARRSLRDRSS; via the coding sequence ATGCGCAAGAAATACTGTTCAAGAGCTGAAATCCAGAAactggaaactgagttctggaatcTGAAGATGGATGGACCAAAGGTTGCCGAGTATATTCAGCGTTTTCATGATTTATCAAGGGTCGTTCCTTATCTTGTCGAGCCGGAATTCAAGAGAATCGAAAGGTTTATTTGGGGACTTGCGCCTCAAATCCTGAGCATGGTTACTGCCTCAAAGCCTCCAACCATCGTAGAGGCTATCGATTTGAGCGTTACACTTACTGAAGAAGCTCTTCGTATGGGAAAGTTTTCGAAATCTGAGAcaaacaagaaagagactcacgtggagtcttcaggcaaaaacaaaagaaagttttCAAATCTGAAGAAAGGCACTCAAGTAATTCATGACCactcaaatgcaaacaaaagaaGGGAAGCAAACCCGCCGCGTGGCATGAAAGCTTATGGAGCCACCAATAAGGCCAGTGGAAAGGTTTATCTGGGGACTAAGCCGAGATGTGATGAACGCAAGTTTCACCATGAAGGTCGATGCCTGAGACCTAAGTGTGACAGATGTGGAAAAGAGGGACACAGCAAGGATGCCTGTTGGGCAAGATATCCCAACCAAGGAAGAAACGATAGTTACAACCAAGGCGGAAACAACAATGGTAGAGTTCCAggttgcttcaattgtggtgacgTTGGTCACTTTAGAAAAGATTGCCCTAAGAAGAACCAAGCGAGGAGGAGTCTTCGCGATCGGAGCTCGTAA